A genomic window from Micromonospora sp. WMMA1947 includes:
- a CDS encoding DUF4190 domain-containing protein — MQPGYPGQDPYGQQPNQDPTAQPHDPYAPPPQAPQYGQQPQYGQQPQYGQQPQYGQQPTSGQPYGQPTSGQPAYGQDPYAQQQPYGAAPQYPGAGYPAGPGQAPNNTLGLVSMILGIASIPMVCCFYLGIPLGIAAAVTGYLGRQKAAQGLANNDGQAKTGLICGAIGAGLGIVLIILGIFANLSLPAQP; from the coding sequence ATGCAGCCCGGTTACCCCGGACAGGACCCGTACGGCCAGCAGCCGAACCAGGACCCGACCGCTCAGCCGCACGACCCGTACGCCCCGCCGCCGCAGGCCCCGCAGTACGGCCAGCAGCCCCAGTACGGCCAGCAGCCCCAGTACGGGCAGCAGCCGCAGTACGGCCAGCAGCCGACCTCGGGCCAGCCGTACGGCCAGCCCACCTCGGGTCAGCCCGCCTACGGCCAGGACCCGTACGCGCAGCAGCAGCCGTACGGCGCCGCGCCGCAGTATCCGGGCGCCGGCTACCCGGCCGGTCCGGGCCAGGCCCCGAACAACACGCTGGGCCTCGTGTCCATGATCCTCGGTATCGCCTCGATCCCGATGGTCTGCTGCTTCTACCTCGGCATCCCGCTCGGTATCGCGGCGGCCGTCACCGGCTACCTGGGCCGCCAGAAGGCCGCGCAGGGGCTCGCCAACAACGACGGTCAGGCCAAGACCGGTCTGATCTGCGGCGCGATCGGCGCCGGCCTGGGCATCGTCCTGATCATCCTGGGCATCTTCGCCAACCTCAGCCTGCCGGCCCAGCCCTGA
- a CDS encoding dipeptide ABC transporter ATP-binding protein, translated as MTATAEPAKVRGETILAVDHLVKHFPISQGVLFKKTIGQVKAVDGVSFELRRGETLGVVGESGCGKSTLARLLMRLETPTAGRVTLEGRDLLRAGGADLRRLRRNMQMVMQDPYTSLNPRMTVGDIIGEPFEIHPEAAPKRSRRQRVQELLDVVGLNPEHVNRYPHQFSGGQRQRIGIARALALRPEIIVCDEPVSALDVSIQAQVINLLEQLQDELGLSYIFIAHDLSVVRHISDRVAVMYLGRIVEIGTEEQIYQRATHPYTQALLSAVPVPDPEARDRRTIIRLTGDVPSPAEPPSGCHFRTRCWKAEEVCATQDPQAVPRAADPHPSACHFAEVRTET; from the coding sequence ATGACCGCGACGGCTGAGCCCGCCAAGGTGCGCGGCGAGACGATCCTCGCCGTCGACCACCTGGTCAAACACTTCCCGATCAGCCAGGGCGTGCTGTTCAAGAAGACGATCGGCCAGGTCAAGGCGGTCGACGGCGTCTCGTTCGAGCTGCGGCGCGGCGAGACGCTCGGCGTGGTCGGCGAGTCCGGCTGCGGCAAGTCCACGCTGGCGCGACTGCTCATGCGCCTGGAGACGCCCACCGCCGGGCGGGTCACGCTGGAGGGACGCGACCTGCTCCGGGCCGGCGGTGCCGACCTGCGCCGGCTGCGGCGGAACATGCAGATGGTGATGCAGGACCCGTACACCTCGCTGAACCCGCGCATGACGGTCGGCGACATCATCGGCGAGCCGTTCGAGATCCACCCGGAGGCGGCGCCGAAGCGCAGCCGGCGGCAGCGGGTGCAGGAGCTGCTGGACGTGGTCGGGCTCAACCCGGAACACGTCAACCGCTACCCGCACCAGTTCTCCGGCGGCCAACGCCAGCGCATCGGCATCGCCCGGGCGCTCGCGCTGCGGCCCGAGATCATCGTCTGCGACGAACCGGTGTCGGCGCTGGACGTGTCCATCCAGGCTCAGGTGATCAACCTGCTGGAACAGCTCCAGGACGAGCTGGGGCTGTCGTACATCTTCATCGCCCACGACCTGTCGGTGGTGCGGCACATCTCCGACCGGGTCGCGGTGATGTACCTGGGCCGGATCGTGGAGATCGGCACCGAGGAGCAGATCTACCAGCGCGCGACCCACCCGTACACCCAGGCGCTGCTGTCCGCGGTGCCGGTGCCCGACCCGGAGGCCCGCGACCGGCGGACCATCATCCGGCTCACCGGCGACGTGCCCAGCCCGGCCGAGCCGCCGTCCGGCTGCCACTTCCGGACCCGCTGCTGGAAGGCCGAGGAGGTCTGCGCGACGCAGGACCCGCAGGCGGTGCCCCGCGCGGCGGACCCGCACCCCAGCGCCTGCCACTTCGCCGAGGTCCGCACCGAGACGTGA
- a CDS encoding ABC transporter permease, with amino-acid sequence MFRFILRRLLQMVLAFFGTTLIVYALMFAGQGDPIQALAGERPVTAAQRAYLTEKYHLDATGVGGFFYRYFDYLGGLVRGDLGQSLTGRQISDILAAAWPVTLKLAVIAMAVTVIFGVTAGVIAAIRRSGVFDHATLVLTLLVLGIPTIVLAPLAQYFLGVRWPIFPPTAGAQPSFYALLLPGIVLGSLSLATALRLTRTSVTENLRADYVRTARSKGLPRRRIVGVHVLRNSLIPVVTFLGVELGNLMGGAIITEGVFNVPGVGFNLFRGIRTEDGPLVVGIVSVLVVVYLLSNLVVDVLYAVLDPRIRYE; translated from the coding sequence ATGTTCCGGTTCATCCTGCGGCGGCTGCTCCAGATGGTCCTCGCCTTCTTCGGGACCACTCTGATCGTGTACGCGCTGATGTTCGCGGGGCAGGGAGACCCGATCCAGGCCCTCGCCGGAGAGCGGCCGGTGACCGCCGCGCAGCGGGCCTACCTGACCGAGAAGTACCACCTGGACGCGACAGGTGTCGGCGGCTTCTTCTACCGCTACTTCGACTACCTCGGCGGCCTGGTCCGGGGTGACCTCGGGCAGTCGCTGACCGGGCGGCAGATCAGCGACATCCTCGCCGCCGCCTGGCCGGTCACCCTGAAGCTCGCCGTGATCGCGATGGCCGTGACCGTGATCTTCGGGGTCACCGCGGGCGTCATCGCCGCGATCCGGCGCTCCGGCGTGTTCGACCACGCCACGCTCGTACTCACACTGCTGGTGCTCGGCATCCCCACCATCGTGCTGGCCCCGCTGGCGCAGTACTTCCTCGGCGTACGCTGGCCGATCTTCCCGCCCACCGCCGGCGCCCAGCCGTCCTTCTACGCGCTGCTGCTACCCGGCATCGTGCTCGGCTCGCTGTCCCTGGCCACCGCGCTGCGGCTGACCCGTACCTCGGTGACCGAGAACCTGCGCGCCGACTACGTCCGGACCGCCCGGTCCAAGGGCCTGCCGCGGCGACGGATCGTCGGCGTGCACGTGCTGCGCAACTCGCTCATCCCGGTGGTCACCTTCCTCGGCGTCGAGCTGGGCAACCTGATGGGCGGCGCGATCATCACCGAGGGCGTGTTCAACGTCCCGGGCGTCGGCTTCAACCTGTTCCGCGGCATCCGCACCGAGGACGGCCCCCTGGTGGTCGGCATCGTCAGCGTGCTCGTCGTGGTCTACCTGCTGTCCAACCTGGTGGTGGACGTGCTCTACGCCGTCCTCGACCCGAGGATCCGCTATGAGTGA
- a CDS encoding CD225/dispanin family protein → MQPGYPPQQPQQIDNNMTMSIVAIFLFWPLAIPAIINASKVNPLIQQGDYAGAQAAAAESKKWSKWALIVGLIWIGVIVVGCCLLGGLAGLAGNSGSN, encoded by the coding sequence ATGCAGCCCGGATACCCCCCACAGCAGCCGCAGCAGATCGACAACAACATGACGATGTCCATCGTCGCGATCTTCCTGTTCTGGCCGCTCGCGATCCCGGCCATCATCAACGCGTCGAAGGTCAACCCGCTGATCCAGCAGGGTGACTACGCCGGCGCCCAGGCCGCCGCAGCCGAGTCCAAGAAGTGGTCCAAGTGGGCCCTCATCGTCGGTCTGATCTGGATCGGCGTCATCGTGGTGGGATGTTGCCTCCTCGGCGGCCTGGCTGGTCTCGCCGGCAACAGCGGCAGCAACTGA
- the purN gene encoding phosphoribosylglycinamide formyltransferase, which yields MTEPASVARLVVLVSGSGSNLQALLDATADPAYGARVVAVGADRDGIAGLDRAAAVGVPSFVERVKDHPTRDDWDKALTARVAEHRPDLVISAGFLKLVGPEFLAAFGDRYLNTHNTLLPAFPGIHGPRDALAYGVKVTGATLFFVDAGMDTGPIVAQVAVPVLDDDDEDTLTERIKSAERRQLVEQVGRLVREGWTITGRKVTIP from the coding sequence GTGACCGAGCCCGCGTCCGTCGCCCGCCTCGTCGTCCTCGTCTCCGGTTCCGGCAGCAACCTCCAGGCGCTGCTGGACGCCACCGCCGACCCCGCCTACGGCGCCCGGGTGGTCGCCGTCGGCGCCGACCGGGACGGTATCGCCGGCCTGGACCGGGCCGCCGCAGTTGGCGTGCCGTCCTTCGTCGAGCGCGTCAAGGACCACCCCACCCGCGACGACTGGGACAAGGCGCTCACCGCGCGGGTCGCCGAGCACCGGCCCGACCTGGTCATCAGCGCCGGCTTCCTCAAGCTCGTCGGCCCGGAGTTCCTGGCCGCGTTCGGCGACCGCTACCTCAACACGCACAACACGCTGCTGCCGGCGTTCCCCGGCATCCACGGCCCCCGCGACGCGCTGGCGTACGGCGTGAAGGTCACCGGGGCCACGCTGTTCTTCGTCGACGCCGGGATGGACACCGGGCCGATCGTGGCCCAGGTCGCCGTGCCGGTGCTCGACGACGACGACGAGGACACGCTCACCGAGCGCATCAAGTCCGCCGAGCGGCGCCAGCTCGTCGAGCAGGTCGGCCGCCTGGTCCGTGAAGGCTGGACGATCACCGGAAGAAAGGTCACCATCCCGTGA
- the purH gene encoding bifunctional phosphoribosylaminoimidazolecarboxamide formyltransferase/IMP cyclohydrolase yields the protein MNATEDAGRRPIRRALVSVYDKTGLVELARALHEAGVEIVSTGSTASTIAGAGVPVTPVEQVTGFPEILDGRVKTLHPKIHGGLLADLRKDAHAAQLDEHGIAGIDLLVSNLYPFQATVASGADTDECVEQIDIGGPAMVRAAAKNHASVAVVTDPAAYPAVVAALAEGGFTPARRRALAARAFADIADYDVAVADWFATTVAPAEDGWPEFAGLALRRQAVLRYGENPHQAAALYTDPGAPAGLAQAEQLHGKEMSYNNYVDADAAWRAANDFPDQPAVAIIKHANPCGIAVGADVAEAHRKAHACDPVSAFGGVIAVNRPVDAALAGQVAEIFTEVLVAPGFDEDALDLLRAKKNLRLLRAPEFAVRPAEWRQVSGGVLVQSRDAVDAPGDDPSGWALATGDPADEATLRDLAFAWRAVRAVKSNAILLARDGATVGVGMGQVNRVDSARLAVSRAGDERARGSVCASDAFFPFADGPQILIDAGVRAIVQPGGSIRDEETIAACKAAGVTMYLTGTRHFFH from the coding sequence GTGAACGCCACTGAGGACGCCGGTCGCCGCCCGATCCGGCGCGCGCTGGTCAGCGTCTACGACAAGACCGGCCTGGTCGAGCTGGCCCGCGCCCTGCACGAGGCCGGAGTCGAGATCGTGTCGACCGGGAGCACCGCGTCGACGATCGCCGGCGCCGGGGTGCCGGTGACGCCGGTCGAGCAGGTCACCGGCTTCCCGGAGATCCTCGACGGGCGGGTCAAGACGCTGCACCCGAAGATCCACGGTGGCCTCCTGGCCGACCTCCGCAAGGACGCGCACGCCGCGCAGCTCGACGAGCACGGGATCGCCGGCATCGACCTGCTGGTCTCCAACCTCTACCCGTTCCAGGCCACCGTCGCTTCCGGCGCCGACACCGACGAGTGCGTCGAGCAGATCGACATCGGCGGTCCGGCGATGGTGCGGGCCGCGGCGAAGAACCATGCCTCGGTGGCGGTGGTGACCGACCCGGCCGCGTACCCGGCGGTGGTGGCCGCGCTCGCCGAGGGCGGCTTCACGCCGGCCCGGCGCCGGGCGCTGGCGGCCCGTGCGTTCGCCGACATCGCCGACTACGACGTGGCGGTGGCCGACTGGTTCGCCACCACCGTGGCGCCGGCCGAGGACGGCTGGCCGGAGTTCGCCGGGCTGGCGCTGCGTCGCCAGGCGGTGCTGCGGTACGGCGAGAACCCGCACCAGGCGGCGGCGCTCTACACCGACCCGGGCGCGCCGGCCGGGCTGGCCCAGGCCGAGCAGCTGCACGGCAAGGAGATGTCCTACAACAACTACGTCGACGCGGACGCCGCCTGGCGAGCCGCGAACGACTTCCCGGACCAGCCGGCGGTGGCGATCATCAAGCACGCCAACCCGTGCGGCATCGCTGTGGGCGCGGACGTGGCCGAGGCGCACCGCAAGGCGCACGCCTGCGACCCGGTCTCCGCGTTCGGCGGCGTGATCGCGGTGAACCGGCCGGTCGACGCGGCGCTGGCCGGCCAGGTCGCGGAGATCTTCACCGAGGTGCTGGTGGCGCCCGGCTTCGACGAGGACGCGCTGGATCTGCTGCGGGCCAAGAAGAACCTCCGCCTGCTGCGGGCGCCCGAGTTCGCGGTGCGGCCGGCGGAGTGGCGGCAGGTCAGCGGCGGCGTGCTGGTGCAGTCGCGGGACGCCGTCGACGCGCCGGGCGACGACCCGTCCGGCTGGGCGCTCGCGACCGGCGACCCGGCCGACGAGGCGACGCTGCGCGACCTGGCGTTCGCCTGGCGGGCGGTCCGCGCGGTCAAGAGCAACGCGATCCTGCTGGCCCGCGACGGCGCCACGGTCGGTGTCGGCATGGGACAGGTCAACCGGGTGGACTCGGCGCGGCTGGCGGTCAGCCGGGCCGGTGACGAGCGGGCCCGCGGCTCGGTCTGCGCCTCGGACGCGTTCTTCCCGTTCGCCGACGGCCCGCAGATCCTCATCGACGCCGGGGTGCGGGCGATCGTGCAGCCGGGCGGCTCGATCCGGGACGAGGAGACCATCGCGGCCTGCAAGGCGGCGGGCGTCACCATGTACCTGACCGGGACCCGGCACTTCTTCCACTGA
- a CDS encoding DUF6350 family protein gives MSRVTPDQPRRPATGPPAGSRPPGRARPAARVPAPRPGEEPRSRAPLPVAAGVAALWAALTSWLPVSVVLGLAQLSEDAGSFGGALRAGLAGWLLGHGVPLGTTAGPLGLAPLALSVLAVWRLTRAGVHVSRAVGARGGGSPRQALTVAVAVGIGYALLGALAAFAVDVGGLRVSPVTAAFTFAAFGVPAALVGALRTTGVWALLAARCPPPVRDGLRTGLVAALLLCGAGAGAAGLAVATGGGDAADMIGAYRTGVAGQAGITLVSLAYAPNATAWSASYLLGPGFAVGTDTAVRTSEVSVGALPAVPLLAGLPRGPMDGLGGALLAVPVLAAMAAGWLLARRLLRAAAEERAEVRWPALLLPAVLAGPVAGALLGLFAAASGGSLGGGRLAEVGPSPWAVAVVATLVIGVGAVLGAAATRTLTRTR, from the coding sequence ATGTCACGCGTCACCCCTGACCAGCCCCGCCGTCCGGCCACCGGTCCCCCCGCCGGCTCCCGGCCGCCCGGCCGTGCCCGCCCGGCCGCGCGGGTGCCCGCGCCCCGACCGGGTGAGGAGCCCCGCAGCCGGGCTCCCCTACCGGTCGCCGCCGGGGTGGCCGCGCTCTGGGCGGCGCTGACCTCCTGGCTGCCGGTCTCCGTCGTGCTGGGCCTCGCCCAGCTCAGCGAGGACGCCGGCTCGTTCGGCGGCGCGCTGCGCGCCGGCCTGGCCGGCTGGCTGCTCGGCCACGGGGTGCCGCTGGGCACCACCGCCGGGCCGCTCGGCCTGGCGCCGCTCGCACTCAGCGTGCTCGCCGTCTGGCGGCTCACCCGCGCCGGGGTGCACGTCAGCCGGGCCGTCGGGGCGCGCGGTGGGGGCTCGCCCCGCCAGGCGCTCACCGTCGCGGTCGCCGTCGGCATCGGGTACGCGCTGCTCGGCGCGCTCGCCGCGTTCGCCGTCGACGTGGGCGGCCTGCGGGTCTCCCCGGTGACCGCCGCGTTCACGTTCGCCGCGTTCGGTGTACCGGCCGCTCTGGTCGGCGCGCTGCGCACCACCGGTGTGTGGGCGCTGCTGGCCGCGCGCTGCCCGCCGCCGGTGCGCGACGGCCTGCGTACCGGACTGGTCGCGGCGCTGCTGTTGTGCGGCGCGGGCGCCGGCGCGGCCGGGCTGGCCGTGGCCACCGGCGGCGGCGACGCGGCCGACATGATCGGGGCGTACCGGACCGGGGTGGCCGGCCAGGCGGGCATCACGCTTGTCAGCCTCGCCTACGCGCCGAACGCGACCGCCTGGTCGGCGAGCTACCTGCTCGGTCCCGGGTTCGCGGTCGGCACCGACACCGCCGTCCGGACGAGCGAGGTGTCCGTGGGCGCGCTGCCGGCCGTACCGCTGCTGGCCGGCCTGCCGCGTGGCCCGATGGACGGGCTGGGCGGCGCGCTGCTCGCAGTGCCGGTGCTGGCCGCGATGGCGGCCGGCTGGCTGCTGGCCCGGCGGCTGCTGCGCGCGGCCGCCGAGGAACGGGCCGAGGTCCGCTGGCCGGCGCTGCTGCTGCCGGCTGTGCTCGCCGGGCCGGTCGCCGGCGCGCTGCTGGGGCTGTTCGCGGCGGCCTCCGGGGGATCGCTCGGCGGTGGCCGGCTGGCGGAGGTCGGGCCCTCACCGTGGGCGGTGGCCGTGGTGGCCACGCTGGTGATCGGGGTGGGCGCGGTGCTCGGCGCCGCCGCCACCCGCACGCTGACCCGCACCCGCTGA
- a CDS encoding ABC transporter ATP-binding protein gives MTQNAVRPTPASPTPPGGHLLEVRDLHVEFRTREGVARVINGVTYHLDAGETLAVLGESGSGKSVTAQAIMGILDTPPAYVRAGQILYQGRDLLTRPEEERRQIRGAEIAMIFQDALSALNPVFPVGWQIGESLRERAGMSRADARKRTVELMDLVRIPAAAKRLGDYPHQFSGGMRQRVMIAMALALDPKVLIADEPTTALDVTVQAQIMDLLADLRRDLGMALVLITHDLGVVAGVADRIAVMYAGRIVEHADVHALYRAPAHPYTKGLLESIPRLDVRGQALSSIRGLPPNLMAIPSGCPFHPRCPYVQPVCVDEVPHDLVLGDGRTSACHFAQEVHDDRDG, from the coding sequence ATGACGCAGAACGCGGTCCGGCCCACGCCGGCCTCACCCACCCCGCCCGGCGGGCACCTGCTGGAGGTACGGGACCTGCACGTCGAGTTCCGCACCCGCGAGGGCGTGGCCCGCGTGATCAACGGGGTGACGTACCACCTGGACGCCGGTGAGACGCTCGCGGTGCTGGGCGAGTCCGGCTCCGGCAAGTCCGTCACCGCCCAGGCGATCATGGGCATCCTGGACACCCCGCCCGCGTACGTGCGCGCCGGGCAGATCCTCTACCAGGGGCGGGACCTGCTCACCCGGCCGGAGGAGGAACGCCGGCAGATCCGCGGCGCCGAGATCGCGATGATCTTCCAGGACGCGCTGTCGGCGTTGAACCCGGTCTTCCCGGTCGGCTGGCAGATCGGCGAGTCGCTGCGCGAGCGGGCCGGGATGTCCCGGGCCGACGCCCGGAAGCGCACCGTCGAGCTGATGGACCTGGTCCGGATCCCGGCCGCGGCGAAGCGGCTCGGCGACTACCCGCACCAGTTCTCCGGCGGCATGCGTCAGCGGGTCATGATCGCCATGGCGCTGGCGCTCGACCCGAAGGTGCTGATCGCCGACGAGCCGACCACGGCGCTGGACGTCACCGTGCAGGCGCAGATCATGGATCTCCTGGCCGACCTGCGCCGGGACCTCGGCATGGCGCTCGTCCTCATCACCCACGACCTGGGCGTGGTCGCCGGTGTCGCGGACCGGATCGCGGTCATGTACGCGGGCCGGATCGTCGAGCACGCCGACGTGCACGCGTTGTACCGGGCGCCGGCCCACCCGTACACCAAGGGGTTGCTGGAGTCGATCCCGCGCCTGGACGTGCGCGGCCAGGCGTTGTCCAGCATCCGCGGGCTGCCGCCGAACCTGATGGCGATCCCGTCCGGCTGCCCGTTCCACCCCCGGTGCCCGTACGTCCAGCCGGTCTGTGTGGACGAGGTGCCGCACGACCTGGTGCTCGGCGACGGGCGGACCAGCGCGTGTCACTTCGCCCAGGAGGTGCACGATGACCGCGACGGCTGA
- a CDS encoding DUF4190 domain-containing protein: MHAPYPPPPPPPAVGRDRTTLWGVLGIVFGLFCCGVLGIVFGALSIRDARRNGKSQLLGWLGIAFGVINIVASAIVRARGNSYYPYWYR, from the coding sequence GTGCACGCTCCGTATCCGCCGCCCCCGCCGCCACCGGCCGTCGGCCGGGACCGGACCACGCTCTGGGGCGTCCTCGGCATAGTCTTCGGCCTGTTCTGCTGCGGCGTCCTCGGCATCGTCTTCGGCGCGCTGTCGATCCGCGACGCCCGGCGCAACGGCAAGTCGCAGCTGCTCGGCTGGCTGGGCATCGCGTTCGGTGTGATCAACATCGTCGCCAGCGCCATCGTGCGCGCCCGGGGCAACTCGTACTACCCGTACTGGTATCGCTGA
- a CDS encoding ABC transporter substrate-binding protein, which produces MRVRRLAAWAALPLAVTLGLTACGSGGGGGGAGDSDAAVRIEIAEPQHLVPTNTNETSGSQVLSALFSPLVDYDEANKPHEVAADSVTTSDNKVWTVKLKPGYTFHNGEKVTADNYIDAWNYGAYAPNGQNSSYFFEKVAGYDDLQGENPKATTMSGLKKVDDLTFTVTLSQPYVDFKSMLGYTAFYPLPKAAFSAPGVLAEGYEQAPIGQGPFKMKGSWQHDAKVEVERYDAFPGQQPKVGGVEFRIYQQPTAAYADVLSDNLDVIKTIPTENLSTAATDLGDRFQQSPASSLQVLAFPTFQEEFSKPEVRKAISMAIDRDEITKSIFKDSQQPARSFVSPVVAGYRENTIGTAGAFDPVKAKAAYEAAGGPKKIELSYNGDGGHKDWIDATCNQLKANLDVECVGTAEPKFADLLTKLKQKQPVGLFRMGWVMDYPSMENYLGPLYSSTGSSNYYGYSNPEFDKLLAEGARAATEDEAIKKYQAAEDLLAQDMPVIPLRYGQNNFGHSTKVKNVHVDLFDRVDLLKIERA; this is translated from the coding sequence ATGCGTGTTCGTAGGCTCGCGGCCTGGGCCGCGCTCCCGCTCGCGGTGACGCTGGGCCTGACGGCCTGCGGCTCGGGCGGTGGCGGCGGCGGTGCCGGCGACTCCGACGCGGCCGTGCGGATCGAGATCGCCGAGCCGCAGCACCTGGTGCCCACAAACACCAACGAGACGAGCGGCTCCCAGGTCCTGTCGGCCCTGTTCAGCCCGCTCGTCGACTACGACGAGGCGAACAAGCCGCACGAGGTGGCGGCGGACTCGGTGACGACGTCGGACAACAAGGTCTGGACGGTCAAGCTGAAGCCCGGCTACACCTTCCACAACGGCGAGAAGGTCACCGCCGACAACTACATCGACGCCTGGAACTACGGCGCGTACGCGCCGAACGGCCAGAACTCCAGCTACTTCTTCGAGAAGGTGGCCGGCTACGACGACCTGCAGGGCGAGAACCCGAAGGCGACGACGATGAGCGGCCTGAAGAAGGTCGACGACCTGACCTTCACCGTGACGCTCAGCCAGCCGTACGTGGACTTCAAGTCCATGCTCGGCTACACCGCCTTCTACCCGCTGCCCAAGGCGGCCTTCTCGGCGCCGGGCGTGCTCGCCGAGGGCTACGAGCAGGCGCCGATCGGCCAGGGCCCGTTCAAGATGAAGGGCAGCTGGCAGCACGACGCCAAGGTCGAGGTGGAGCGCTACGACGCGTTCCCGGGCCAGCAGCCCAAGGTCGGCGGCGTCGAGTTCCGCATCTACCAGCAGCCGACCGCGGCGTACGCGGACGTGCTGTCGGACAACCTCGACGTGATCAAGACGATCCCGACCGAGAACCTGTCCACCGCCGCGACCGACCTGGGCGACCGCTTCCAGCAGAGCCCCGCCTCGTCGCTGCAGGTGCTGGCCTTCCCGACGTTCCAGGAGGAGTTCAGCAAGCCCGAGGTGCGCAAGGCGATCTCGATGGCGATCGACCGCGACGAGATCACCAAGTCGATCTTCAAGGACTCGCAGCAGCCGGCCCGCTCGTTCGTCTCGCCGGTGGTGGCCGGTTACCGGGAGAACACCATCGGCACCGCGGGCGCGTTCGACCCGGTCAAGGCCAAGGCCGCGTACGAGGCCGCGGGCGGCCCGAAGAAGATCGAGCTGTCCTACAACGGCGACGGCGGCCACAAGGACTGGATCGACGCGACCTGCAACCAGCTCAAGGCCAACCTGGACGTGGAGTGCGTCGGCACCGCCGAGCCGAAGTTCGCGGACCTGCTGACCAAGCTGAAGCAGAAGCAGCCGGTCGGCCTGTTCCGGATGGGCTGGGTCATGGACTACCCGTCCATGGAGAACTACCTCGGCCCGCTGTACAGCAGCACCGGCTCGTCGAACTACTACGGCTACAGCAACCCGGAGTTCGACAAGCTGCTCGCCGAGGGCGCCCGCGCGGCGACCGAGGACGAGGCGATCAAGAAGTACCAGGCGGCGGAGGACCTGCTCGCGCAGGACATGCCGGTGATCCCGCTCCGGTACGGGCAGAACAACTTCGGCCACTCGACCAAGGTCAAGAACGTCCACGTGGACCTCTTCGACCGGGTGGACCTGCTGAAGATCGAACGCGCCTGA
- a CDS encoding ABC transporter permease, producing MSDFETVAATENQAARRGVSGEPGTPGRAGRPDRARSLAGDAWRDLRRNPVFWISLFLVVLVAAMAVAPGLFAANDPRDCVLSRQHAGPSGGAIFGYDFQGCDTFARAVYGARASLLVGAFSALITGVIALVVGMVAGYFGGWVDAVLSRVIDIVLGIPLLLAAIVLLKRVSTSGDTVRLFAVILVLALLGWTTAARVVRSSVITAREQDYVAAARMLGAGNGRIMWRHILPNALAPAVVVLTIALGSFIAAEATLSFLGIGLKAPTISWGIDIDAGRVHMRESATPLIVPSTFLALTVLAFIMLGDAIRDAFDPKLR from the coding sequence GTGAGCGACTTCGAGACGGTGGCGGCGACGGAGAACCAGGCCGCGCGGCGCGGCGTGTCCGGCGAACCGGGCACACCCGGCCGGGCCGGGCGGCCGGACCGGGCCCGCAGCCTGGCCGGTGACGCCTGGCGGGACCTGCGCCGCAACCCGGTCTTCTGGATCAGCCTGTTCCTGGTGGTGCTGGTCGCCGCGATGGCCGTGGCGCCAGGGCTGTTCGCCGCGAACGACCCGCGCGACTGCGTGCTGTCCCGGCAGCACGCCGGGCCGTCCGGCGGGGCGATCTTCGGGTACGACTTCCAGGGCTGCGACACGTTCGCCCGGGCGGTCTACGGCGCCCGCGCCTCACTGCTCGTGGGCGCGTTCTCGGCGCTGATCACCGGCGTGATCGCGCTCGTCGTCGGCATGGTCGCCGGCTACTTCGGCGGATGGGTCGACGCGGTGCTGTCCCGGGTGATCGACATCGTGCTCGGCATCCCGCTGCTGCTGGCCGCGATCGTGCTGCTCAAGCGGGTCAGCACGAGCGGCGACACGGTACGGCTGTTCGCGGTGATCCTCGTCCTGGCGCTGCTCGGCTGGACCACGGCGGCCCGGGTGGTCCGGTCCTCGGTGATCACCGCCCGGGAGCAGGACTACGTGGCCGCCGCCCGGATGCTCGGGGCCGGCAACGGCCGGATCATGTGGCGGCACATCCTGCCGAACGCGCTCGCCCCGGCCGTCGTGGTGCTCACCATCGCGCTCGGGTCGTTCATCGCGGCCGAGGCGACGCTGAGCTTCCTCGGCATCGGGCTGAAGGCGCCGACCATCTCCTGGGGCATCGACATCGACGCCGGCCGGGTGCACATGCGGGAGTCGGCGACGCCGCTGATCGTGCCGTCGACGTTCCTCGCCCTGACCGTGCTCGCCTTCATCATGCTCGGCGACGCGATCCGCGACGCCTTCGACCCGAAGCTCCGGTGA